AGGGAATGTGCTGACATCTGCGGATTTCTTGAACAAGCTTTACTGAGAGGTACACCCGTTGTATCGGAGCTGGCAAGTGCATGTGCAGCCATCTGCGAAGCATGTGGTACAGAGTGTCAACGGCATGACATGGAGCACTGCAGGAAGTGTGCAGAAGCCTGTTTCCGTTGTGCAGAGGTATGCAGAGAATTAGCCGCGTAGGAGGAAACGACAAAGCAGACAAGACGGTTCAGGAGAGATCCTTCGCCCTTGTCTGCTTTTATTTTGGAAAGTTTATTTAACTCATCTTAATAGATTCCCAAGCTGTTGGCCCAGTTCCCATACCAGGAATAATTAACTCTTCGCTCTTGTTCAATATCACTTAGCTTGTACTTCACTACACCATCTCGACCGACAAAGATCGGTTTATTTGTATTGATCTCATAGAAACGAGCCCAAATGGCCGGCGCACTCGGATCACTAACCACCACAACATCATCCGTAGTCTTTACTACTTTGATACCGGTGATTTTTACAGCTTTGAACCAATCTTCCGCTGCCGTGATACTATTTGCAATTGCCGTAGTAGAGGCTCTAGTCTTGAGGAATTTAACGATGTTCACACTTTCCTGTGCGCTAAGAGAAGGAACCTCATAGGATCTTGCTCCAGCCGGCTTTAGTGTTGAGGAATCATGCTGTTGTCCCCAAACGGTAAGTTTACCGTTCACAGACACCTGAATTTGCAAAATCAAGTTAATTCCCTTGGATACAGCAGTACTGGCTCTGCTGGCTAACGTGCTGTCCACAAAGGAAAAATCGCCTTTTTTGTTAGCGACGTCATCGAGTAGAATCATAACGTTAATCATGGCGTTGTCATTAAATGTGATGTGCTTGTGATAACCGGAGCTGTTGTATATTTGCGGCCAGCCTCCATTCGCATATTGCATGTTTAGCAAGAAGTTGATTCCACGGATCGCAGCAGCTGAATATAGAGTATTGTTTGTTTTCTGGTATTCCGCGGCCAATCTTCTGATCTCGGTATAAGTCGCCTTATTATCAATCGTAGATTTGGACCATTCTCCGCTCGTCGAGCTGTAATCCTTTTTCCATCCGCCATCGGCTTGCTGATATTTGAGTATGTCGGAAATACTTGCCGTTTCTCCCGAACTCGCTAGAACAGTAGAGGAAGGCGGAATCAGGAGAGTGATAACGGAGAATATCAAGGATAATGCCAAGAGAGCTGGAATCTTCTTGAACTTTGCCAACATAACAGTCATCTCCTTATTAATTATTTAATGTAAACGTTTACAGTCTTGTTGCTTATTATATCGGACGACCCTATACTTGTAAATAATTTTAAAAAATGGATTGAATATCCTGATTATTTGCAGATAACCCGATGTTTACCAGCATTAGAAAAAGCAAATAAACACAAAAAAGCACTTATTCAAGTAACCGGAAAAGTACACACATGTGGTGTATCGTTTAATCTTGGTCACTTAAAAAGTGCATTAAAAGTGCTGAAATGCTCTCTTCTAGATCAATTGTGCTAAATGGATTGCTGAATCATAAGGATTGAGCGGCAATCCGGTCTTAAGGCGGTTAACAAAATCGTTATTTGCCAGCAAGGGACGGCCAAATGCAGCCAGATCGATCACACCTGAACGGATGGCTGTCACAGCAGAATCGGGAGTACGATTGCCAACTCCGATGATATAACCTTCCCATCGACTCCGCACGAGCTCGTGAAATGTCAGACCTTCCCACATCGGCTGGGAGAAATGGTTTGTAGATGGATGGATGACTTGCAGACCAACCTCGTGAAACATCTCGATGTATGACTCGATCTCAGCGATAGGGTCTAACCATCGGAAGCTGGGCTCATCGTCTTTCAATTCAGAGAAGCGTAGAACGACACGCTCCATACCGATATCCTCACCAATGGCAGAAAGTATTTCTCTCATCAGTCTCAGACGCTGAGTCCTGTGACCACCATAACCATCCGTACGTCGATTTGTGGATTCCGATGCAAATTGATCGATTAGATAGCCATGGGCTCCGTGAATTTCGACCCCGTTAAAACCGGCTTGAATAGCATTATTAGCTGCCTGTTTAAAGTGATGTACGGTCATACGAATATCTTCATCCGTCATTTCCTTAGGCATAGCGTAAGGTTTATGCAACCGATGTACAAGCCCCTCAGCTCGCAGAGCAGAGGGGGCAAGAGGTGGACGGCCCCCTGTTAAATCAGGATGGGTCAGCCTGCCGACATGCCATAGCTGTGCTATAATGGTGCCCCCTTTTTCATGTACTGCCTCCGTGACTTTGCGCCAGGCACTCACTTGCTCGCTTGTATATAATCCAGGTACTCCAAAGGTCCCTTTTCCTTGGATTGTCGGTAAAATGCCTTCTGTGATGATAAGGCCTATTCCGTCTTCCGCTCGGCGTTGATAGTAAGCAATGACATCCTCACCAACCGTACCCGTAGCATCATTGGCAAATGAGCGCGTCATTGGAGCCATTACAATCCGTGTTTGTAGTTGCCAGGGCCCGATTCGAACGGGCTGTAACAATTCGTTATTTATCATATCCACGCCTCTTCTTTCAATTGATATAATAAATAATTTTATATAATATCGATGTTAGGTACTATAGAGTTTTAAAGTTAATATTGATTTCGAATCTTTAAATTCATTTCATTTGATGAATTTTACCTTGAATATAAAGGAGTATGATTCATGGACGATCTGGACAAACAAATCTTGCTGCGGTTGCAGGAGGAAGGGCGCATCTCTATGACGGATCTAGGAAAGGCCGTCTCCTTATCACAGCCCGCCGTTACGGAGCGAGTACGCCGCATGGAAGAGAACGGAATTATTGATCATTATCGTGCAGTCATTACCCCAGAGAAGATCAACAAGCAAATATCTGCATTCATTCTGTTTTATACTAAAGGATGTGATAACTTCGTCAGTTATTGTAAAGAAGCACGCGATGTCGTTGAGTTGCATCGAATCAGCGGACATCAGTACAATTTTCTTGTCAAACTGGTTACCGAATCTTTACTAACCTTGGAGAGTGCAATTAATGAGCTTGGAAAATATGGTGACTCAACGACCATGATCGTACTCTCATCACCAATCAAGCAAGACCAGTTAATCCCTTAAGGATCTTTAGGCTGTCGAGAAATTCTCGGCAGTCATTTTTATTTCTTTTCATTCAAGCACGGGATGGATTTACTAAATTAATTATTTTATGCTTTACACATCAAATTAAATTTAGTAAAATTAAATTGTAAACAATATAATTTATAACAATATAAAAATAAGCTATATTCTAAAATTAAAATTAAAAATGAAAAGGAGAACATGAAAATGAAAACATTGTATGAAACAACGGTAATCAATACAGGAGGGCGTCAAGGCATTGTGCAATCTCCGGATAATGTATTTTTGCTGGAGGTTGCTGCACCTCCGGAGCTAGGCGGCAAGGATACAACGGCTACCAACCCTGAGCAGCTGTTTGCGGCTGGATACAGTGCCTGCTTTAATTCAGCACTTGAGTTCCAATTGAAGAAGAACAATGTACAAATCGAGAAGAGCACCGTGTCCGCAACGGTATATTTAAAAACCGATCCGGCAGATAACGGTGTTAAGCTTGAGGTGGAGCTGGATGTGCGAATCGACGGTTTGGATGAGGAGACAGCTCGCAAGTATGTGGCGCTTGCTCATGATTATTGCCCGTACTCCAAAGCCATTAAAGGAAATGTTAATGTAACTGTAAGCATGGGATAATGCAATTCGCGCGTTAACTCGCAATAAAAAAAGCCAGTATGCTCCATTCGAATGGGGACCTTACCTTGTTTATGAGACAGGGTACAGTCCCGGGCATACGGGCTTTTTTCTTTTTTTTAGCGGGCATGTAACTGCTGATGCAGCTGCCGGACTTGCTCGGCTAGCTCCGGCACAGGGCCATCTACTACGGTATCACGAATAACTTCGTGAATAGGGAGGTTCAGCACCCGAGATGAGCGGGCGCCCATATCATTTAGCCACATGCACAGCTGAGCTGAGGAACTTGCATAAACGATCCGTCCCAAGCCAACCCATCCATGGGCAGCAGCACACATTGGACAATGCTCGCCAGATGTATATACGGTTGCTTGGCTTCGTTCTAGTGGGTCCATGTGCTCTGCAGCCCAACGTGCTAATGCAAATTCGGGATGCTGGGTAGGGTCACCGCCTCCTACATGGTTACGTTCCTCGGCAAGTACGGTGCCATCAGCGGATACAAGGACGGAACCGAAGGGCTCGTCACCTGCTTCAAGAGCTGTTCCTGCTAGCTCTATGCAGCGTTTCAAATGTGCAAGATCTGTATCATTGACCATGGCTGTTCATCTCCTATTCTCTATTGCTATACTGTTAGGCTATCATGATTATCGGTATCTTGAAAATAAGATCCCCCAAAAATATGGTCTGATTGGAGTTCGATTCGCTGGTAAAAATAAGTACAGATGAGGAGGGCATCCAGCGCAGGAAAGTGGTACAATACATAGAAATGATAGCTGATAGCTAAGTCATAGACAGAGAAATGCTGCGTAAGAGGATTCTTTTCATATCACCCATCGTTTGATGAGTTGTGGAATGGATTCAAGTACATGCCTTGCGCGTACCAAATTCAAGCGGAGTGTGGAGAGAATGGAACCAGTAGAGACATCAAGAAGTGGAAATGTCCCTGTTGTGGGAATGGAAGATATCGTCAGAGCACACCATGTGCTGAGAGAGGTTATCGTACGTACACCACTCCAGCGTGATGCTGTGTTATCTGCGAAATACAATTGCGAAGTTTATCTAAAGAGAGAAGATTTGCAAGTCGTTCGTTCATTTAAAATCCGTGGTGCTTACAACATGATCCGGAGTCTGTCCCAGGAGGAGAGAGAACGGGGGATTGTATGCGCGAGTGCTGGGAACCATGCGCAAGGGGTTGCTTTTTCATGTAATGCCTTGGGAATTCAGGGCAAGATCTTTATGCCAAGCACGACACCGAGTCAGAAGGTTAAGCAGGTAAGACGTTTTGGAGGAAGCAATGTGGAGGTCGTCCTTACAGGCGACACTTATGACGATTCCTATGAAGCGGCGATGCGTGTATGCAAGGAGCAGGAGCTTACGTTTATTCACCCGTTTGATCAACCGAAGATCATTGCAGGCAACGGAACAATTGGTATGGAGATCATGGAGGATCTGGACGCTCCCGCGGATTATGTGTTTGTGACCATTGGCGGCGGTGGACTCGCGGCAGGGGTAGGTGCGTATATCAAAACAGTTCATCCGGAAACGAAGGTCATTGGCGTAGAGCCGCTAGGCGCAGCTTCCATGACGGAGGCCATTGATCAGAAGCAGGTCGTTACCCTGCAGCAGATTGATAAATTTGTGGATGGTGCCGCGGTTAAACGTGTGGGTGATCTCACCTATGATATTTGCAAGAACGCCCTGGATGATATCTTAAAGGTGCCGGAAGGCAAGGCATGTACGACCATTCTTGAATTGTATAACGAAAATGCCATTGTGGTTGAACCGGCGGGTTCCTTGTCTGTTGCTGCACTTGCGCAGTATAAGGATCAGATTCAAGGGAAAAAAGTCGTCTGCATCATCAGTGGGGGCAATAATGACATTGACCGGATGCAAGAGATTAAGGAACGTTCGCTCATGTATGAAGGGCTGAAGCATTATTTCATGATTAACTTCCCGCAGCGTGCGGGGGCACTCCGTGAATTTTTGGAGGATGTGCTCGGTCCAAATGATGATATCGCCCGGTTTGAATATACGAAGAAGAATGACAAAGAGAACGGTCCGGCCCTGGTCGGCATTGAGCTGATGTACACCGAGGATTACGAGCCGCTCATCGAGCGTATGAATCGAAAAAATATTCAATATACCGAGCTGAACAAGGATCTTAATCTCTTTAATCTCTTGATCTGATATATTTTAGGTGATAAAAATAGAGCCCCGCTTACAATCGTAAGCGGGGCTTCCTGTGCTGCACATTAGCATTCTATCCGTTCGTTCCGACATGCTCCTCGAGCCAATCTTTTACCTCAGAGGTTTGCTTGAACTGATGATCCTTCAGTACGTTAACGAACTGCTTCAGCAGCTCGTGCAGCTGACTGTTGTTCTCATTCGGGAGACCGGCAATGAACGTGTAGGCTGTTTTGGCATTGGGTCTGATCGCTCCATTGTCTTGGAAGAGAGGGGTATTATTCATCCCGTAAAAAATAACGTGTCTGTACAAATCATACTGATCTTCCATTTGCCGTGTGCGATTAGAGTTCGGATAGCTGGTAACAAATCCTTCGAGCAGTAACGCGCGATTGACAAGCTCCTGATATCCGATCGCAAGAGCGGCATCCTTACCCAGCTGTTTGCGAGAGAGCTCTGCCTGGATGCTGATGTAAGCAGAAATATCCTCTTTGACATCCTCCTTGTAGCGTTCAAAAGCAGAATAATCCATCGTCAGGAAATACATGCCTTCAGCGGTAATGACCTTGTATCCGTAATTTTTAGCCTGTGTCAGCAGGTTTTTCACTTTTTGAGTTTTTGCCTTTTGGATCAGCTGGTTCATGGTGTCGTTTTCTTTGAAAAAGGTCTGCAGCTCCTCTTGAACGTCCTGCGGGTACAACTTCTTATCAATGGACGGCATGGCTTTGATCCGTGCATTTTCTAAATAGAGCACCATAAGCGTCGCATGATGGGGAGATGCTTTTGATATATTTTTATTCAGATAAGTTGCAGCTTCCGGCAGACCGTTCGGTTGTTTAAGCAAAGCTCGAAACTTGTTCAGGATAACGGACGACTCCGATGAAACTGCCTCAGCAGCTGCAGGTGCTGATGTATTTGCTTGCGCGGTATTTTGGGCGAAGGCGGGGCTCCATCCGGCAGGCAGCAGCAATGCTGCACTGCTTAACACAGCCATCCATTTTACGGTGGATTTCCGGTTGTTCTTATGCCGAAGTATCGTGTTCTTCATAATTATAACCTCCTAAAAATGATGGATAGATTTACATACATGGGTTACCTAAAGTATTTACCCTAATTACCCGAGGCCCACCTGCTCTAGTTGAAATGATGTGGCACAATAATGATCGAATTGCACACAATGGTCTCTACTGATTCAGCAAGCGAGCCAACATTTGGCCCACGCAAAAAAATAATTTTCTTCTGACTTGTAAATATGGAACATTATCCCACTATTCTGCGTTATAAGATTGCTGACGTGAAATGAGCCGCATAAGTTGCAAATGGATCTGATGTTTTTTAATCCAATGTGAAGCTGGAGGAAATGTTGATGAAGAAATGGGTATCCTCGGTTGTGATTGCTGCACTGGTATCCGCGGGCGTTGGTCATACGCCAGGTATGTTAAACGCGGCGACTGCCATCCAAATTTATATCGATAATGAAAGACTTCCGTCTACCCAAGCGCCTGTAATGAAGGGCAATCGGGTTCTCGTTCCACTGCGCTCGATCTTTGAAGGGCTGGATGCGAATGTAATATGGAACAATAAGACGAAGACAGTTACAGCGACAAAAGGAGACCAGACGGTCTCCATGACGATCGGATCGAGCTATGCCACGATCAGTGGAAGCAGAGTCACACTCGATGTCCCGGCGTCGATCATCAAAGGCAGCACTATGGTGCCCATCCGCTTCGTGACGGAGGCACTTGGTGAGGAAGTGCTGTGGAACTCCAGTGCCAAACGTGTAGATATTATTACGAGCAGCAATGATCTGTCTTCTTCCACTGTAACGACCAGGGTCGGTACACAGTACGGGGATGCAAGAGATATCAGCGTGGAGTTTACCCCTTCGCAGAACGAAGACGGGGTGCATGAATACCGGGTCATACTGGTCAAAGCCTCAAACAGTGGAAGCTTTAATCTGAATGAAGCCAGAAATGTATCTTATACGAGCTACACCCCAGTATCGAGAACGAATGGCAAGCTTAGTGTGACGTTGAAAGAGAACACACTGGATGCAGCGGGTCAAAAGATACAGTCTGGCACGGCTTACAAGGTCTATGTGCTGACCGTGGGGAATGATGCTTCTGATTTCTCCTATGTGCTGTCCTCGGCTAAAG
This sequence is a window from Paenibacillus urinalis. Protein-coding genes within it:
- a CDS encoding alkene reductase; translation: MINNELLQPVRIGPWQLQTRIVMAPMTRSFANDATGTVGEDVIAYYQRRAEDGIGLIITEGILPTIQGKGTFGVPGLYTSEQVSAWRKVTEAVHEKGGTIIAQLWHVGRLTHPDLTGGRPPLAPSALRAEGLVHRLHKPYAMPKEMTDEDIRMTVHHFKQAANNAIQAGFNGVEIHGAHGYLIDQFASESTNRRTDGYGGHRTQRLRLMREILSAIGEDIGMERVVLRFSELKDDEPSFRWLDPIAEIESYIEMFHEVGLQVIHPSTNHFSQPMWEGLTFHELVRSRWEGYIIGVGNRTPDSAVTAIRSGVIDLAAFGRPLLANNDFVNRLKTGLPLNPYDSAIHLAQLI
- a CDS encoding four-helix bundle copper-binding protein translates to MLQEQYQSAVHALHECMAACNHCYDACLKEEHVGMMVECIRLDRECADICGFLEQALLRGTPVVSELASACAAICEACGTECQRHDMEHCRKCAEACFRCAEVCRELAA
- a CDS encoding Lrp/AsnC family transcriptional regulator, which produces MDDLDKQILLRLQEEGRISMTDLGKAVSLSQPAVTERVRRMEENGIIDHYRAVITPEKINKQISAFILFYTKGCDNFVSYCKEARDVVELHRISGHQYNFLVKLVTESLLTLESAINELGKYGDSTTMIVLSSPIKQDQLIP
- a CDS encoding nucleoside deaminase translates to MVNDTDLAHLKRCIELAGTALEAGDEPFGSVLVSADGTVLAEERNHVGGGDPTQHPEFALARWAAEHMDPLERSQATVYTSGEHCPMCAAAHGWVGLGRIVYASSSAQLCMWLNDMGARSSRVLNLPIHEVIRDTVVDGPVPELAEQVRQLHQQLHAR
- the pelA gene encoding pectate lyase, coding for MLAKFKKIPALLALSLIFSVITLLIPPSSTVLASSGETASISDILKYQQADGGWKKDYSSTSGEWSKSTIDNKATYTEIRRLAAEYQKTNNTLYSAAAIRGINFLLNMQYANGGWPQIYNSSGYHKHITFNDNAMINVMILLDDVANKKGDFSFVDSTLASRASTAVSKGINLILQIQVSVNGKLTVWGQQHDSSTLKPAGARSYEVPSLSAQESVNIVKFLKTRASTTAIANSITAAEDWFKAVKITGIKVVKTTDDVVVVSDPSAPAIWARFYEINTNKPIFVGRDGVVKYKLSDIEQERRVNYSWYGNWANSLGIY
- a CDS encoding organic hydroperoxide resistance protein, which encodes MKTLYETTVINTGGRQGIVQSPDNVFLLEVAAPPELGGKDTTATNPEQLFAAGYSACFNSALEFQLKKNNVQIEKSTVSATVYLKTDPADNGVKLEVELDVRIDGLDEETARKYVALAHDYCPYSKAIKGNVNVTVSMG
- the ilvA gene encoding threonine ammonia-lyase IlvA produces the protein MEPVETSRSGNVPVVGMEDIVRAHHVLREVIVRTPLQRDAVLSAKYNCEVYLKREDLQVVRSFKIRGAYNMIRSLSQEERERGIVCASAGNHAQGVAFSCNALGIQGKIFMPSTTPSQKVKQVRRFGGSNVEVVLTGDTYDDSYEAAMRVCKEQELTFIHPFDQPKIIAGNGTIGMEIMEDLDAPADYVFVTIGGGGLAAGVGAYIKTVHPETKVIGVEPLGAASMTEAIDQKQVVTLQQIDKFVDGAAVKRVGDLTYDICKNALDDILKVPEGKACTTILELYNENAIVVEPAGSLSVAALAQYKDQIQGKKVVCIISGGNNDIDRMQEIKERSLMYEGLKHYFMINFPQRAGALREFLEDVLGPNDDIARFEYTKKNDKENGPALVGIELMYTEDYEPLIERMNRKNIQYTELNKDLNLFNLLI